The proteins below are encoded in one region of Candidatus Methylomirabilota bacterium:
- a CDS encoding aldolase/citrate lyase family protein, translating to MNENAYRARAERGEVQIGTWVTMIRTPAVLTLLRASGLDFARVDMEHSPFSMETVADMATLARALDFPLVVRPPEGNREWITRLLDAGVWNLHVPQVDTPEQAAAVAACCRYAPLGARGMYGFGPHTEYRTLPPAEHMAAANARAHVTIMLETKAAFERLDEIASIPGIDALTIGPTDLAQDLGVLGTHAQREVLDEHRRRLVAAARKHGKAVAMVTDSVEGVRQMIAVGATIINYGSDAGVLRSGYASVVEEIRRALPTAR from the coding sequence ATGAACGAGAACGCTTACCGGGCTCGCGCCGAGCGTGGGGAAGTCCAGATCGGGACGTGGGTGACCATGATCCGGACCCCCGCGGTGCTGACGCTGCTCCGGGCCTCGGGGCTGGACTTCGCCCGGGTCGACATGGAGCACTCGCCGTTCTCCATGGAGACGGTCGCCGACATGGCGACCCTGGCGCGCGCGCTCGACTTCCCGCTGGTGGTCCGGCCGCCCGAGGGCAACCGCGAGTGGATCACGCGGCTGCTCGACGCCGGCGTGTGGAACCTGCATGTCCCGCAGGTCGACACGCCCGAACAGGCGGCCGCGGTCGCCGCGTGCTGCCGGTACGCTCCGCTGGGCGCGCGGGGCATGTACGGCTTCGGCCCCCACACCGAGTACCGGACACTGCCGCCGGCCGAGCACATGGCCGCCGCGAATGCCCGCGCGCACGTCACGATCATGCTCGAGACCAAGGCTGCCTTCGAGCGCCTCGACGAGATCGCGTCGATCCCGGGCATCGACGCGCTGACGATCGGGCCGACCGACCTGGCCCAGGACCTGGGAGTACTCGGCACGCACGCTCAGCGGGAGGTGCTGGACGAGCACCGCCGCCGGCTCGTGGCGGCCGCGCGCAAGCACGGCAAGGCGGTGGCGATGGTGACCGACAGCGTGGAGGGTGTGCGCCAGATGATCGCGGTCGGCGCCACCATCATCAACTACGGGTCGGACGCGGGCGTGCTCCGGTCCGGCTACGCCTCAGTAGTAGAAGAGATCCGCCGCGCTCTTCCCACCGCCCGCTAG
- a CDS encoding HD domain-containing protein translates to MTTLERAEAAERAMSEELDRVVVKSVLFTSGEQDPTKPVPRPPDRGKLYMMGPDPRLPRMPDKPTLLDFFKCRFAPANHLMQSARLAQKSGASEKIILACLLHDIAIAGFIRSDHGYWAAQLLEPYVDEEISWAIRYHQALRFFADESVGYRYPDMYVKLFGPDYKPEPYIKRAHREAREHKWYMTSRLICVNDLYSFDPTVQVRLEEFTDIVGRNFRQPKEGLGFDGSPTAHMWRTIIAPTKYL, encoded by the coding sequence ATGACGACGCTTGAGCGGGCGGAGGCGGCCGAGCGGGCGATGAGCGAGGAGCTCGATCGCGTCGTCGTAAAGTCCGTGCTCTTCACCTCCGGCGAGCAGGATCCCACGAAGCCGGTCCCGCGGCCCCCGGACCGGGGCAAGCTTTACATGATGGGGCCCGACCCGCGCCTGCCCCGCATGCCCGACAAGCCGACCCTGCTCGACTTCTTCAAGTGCCGGTTCGCGCCCGCCAACCACCTCATGCAGAGCGCGCGGCTCGCGCAGAAGAGCGGGGCAAGCGAAAAGATCATCCTCGCCTGCCTCCTGCACGACATCGCTATCGCCGGGTTCATCCGCAGCGACCACGGCTACTGGGCCGCCCAGCTTCTCGAGCCCTACGTGGACGAAGAGATCAGCTGGGCCATCCGGTATCACCAGGCACTGCGGTTCTTCGCCGACGAGTCCGTCGGGTACCGCTACCCGGACATGTACGTCAAGCTGTTCGGCCCGGACTACAAGCCCGAGCCCTATATCAAGCGGGCCCACCGGGAAGCGCGCGAGCACAAGTGGTACATGACGTCGCGCCTGATCTGCGTCAACGACCTCTACTCGTTCGATCCCACCGTGCAGGTGCGTCTCGAGGAATTCACGGACATCGTGGGCCGGAACTTCAGGCAGCCGAAGGAAGGGTTGGGCTTCGACGGCAGCCCGACGGCGCACATGTGGCGCACGATCATCGCCCCAACCAAGTACCTGTAG
- a CDS encoding TAXI family TRAP transporter solute-binding subunit, translating to MRSFWSQDTRRRTIAWIVGIVLTIVLIGVSAVWLGGTPPPSKIVLATGQPGGVYDSFGREYQKRLRAQGLRVELVNTAGSVDNFRRIIDGKADVAFAQSGTYQVVSDPEHKVSGLAAIYYEPLWIFARRGIRIEDKKLAYREGSVAVGPKGSGTEAVAKAIISEQGYDITSPAIVNLTSVEARRQLMDGKLDVAFFVTSYRDPGIMELMRSRDLQLTSFRREAAYTRKFRGLTPLRLPEGLLDLRDNIPPENITLLSPSAMLVAREDINPRVVELVLKVAQAVHSPGSLIDPPLKFPTLEGVDVPVNEVADTYLTSGESFLSRNLPYRALRWVLLLKLLILPLVAVWVPLLRIAPMIAEWRKQRWLKRYYDRLRKVEDKLATARWPNELREGINELEALRGEVQAVSGKLPLQQQQDVYHWRLHVSLILNEAVERLNRMEASAAR from the coding sequence ATGCGAAGCTTCTGGTCGCAGGACACGCGCCGTCGCACGATCGCCTGGATCGTGGGGATCGTTCTCACGATCGTGCTGATCGGCGTGAGCGCCGTCTGGCTTGGCGGCACGCCGCCGCCAAGCAAGATCGTGCTGGCGACGGGCCAGCCGGGCGGCGTGTACGACAGCTTCGGCCGCGAGTACCAGAAGCGGCTCCGCGCGCAGGGCCTGAGAGTCGAGCTGGTCAACACCGCGGGCTCGGTCGACAATTTCCGGCGGATCATCGACGGCAAGGCGGATGTCGCCTTCGCCCAGTCGGGTACGTACCAGGTCGTGAGCGACCCCGAGCACAAGGTGTCGGGGCTCGCCGCCATCTACTACGAGCCGCTCTGGATCTTCGCCCGGCGCGGCATCCGAATCGAGGACAAGAAGCTCGCCTACCGAGAGGGCAGCGTGGCGGTCGGGCCCAAGGGCAGCGGCACCGAGGCCGTCGCCAAGGCCATCATCTCCGAGCAGGGGTACGACATCACCTCGCCGGCCATCGTCAACCTCACCTCCGTCGAGGCGCGGCGACAGCTCATGGACGGCAAGCTCGACGTCGCCTTTTTTGTCACCTCGTATCGCGACCCCGGCATCATGGAGTTGATGCGTAGCCGGGACCTGCAGCTGACGAGCTTCCGGCGCGAGGCTGCCTACACGCGGAAGTTCCGCGGGCTCACGCCGCTGCGGCTGCCCGAGGGCCTGCTCGACCTCCGGGACAACATCCCGCCGGAAAACATCACGCTGCTCTCGCCCTCGGCCATGCTGGTCGCGCGGGAGGATATCAATCCGCGGGTCGTCGAGCTGGTGCTCAAGGTCGCCCAGGCCGTGCACAGCCCGGGCAGCCTCATCGATCCGCCGCTCAAGTTCCCGACACTCGAGGGCGTCGACGTGCCGGTCAACGAGGTGGCCGACACCTACCTGACGTCGGGCGAGTCCTTCCTGTCGCGCAACCTGCCCTACCGCGCGCTGCGCTGGGTGCTGCTGCTCAAGCTCCTCATCCTGCCGCTCGTGGCCGTCTGGGTGCCTCTTCTCCGAATCGCGCCGATGATCGCCGAGTGGCGGAAGCAGCGGTGGCTCAAGCGCTACTACGACCGGCTGCGCAAGGTGGAGGACAAGCTCGCGACGGCGCGGTGGCCCAACGAGCTGCGCGAGGGCATCAACGAGCTCGAGGCGCTGCGCGGGGAGGTCCAGGCGGTCTCGGGCAAGCTGCCGCTCCAGCAGCAGCAGGACGTCTACCACTGGCGCCTGCACGTCTCGCTGATCCTGAACGAGGCGGTCGAGCGCCTGAACAGGATGGAGGCTTCGGCTGCGCGCTAG
- a CDS encoding CHAD domain-containing protein: MAAFMEVEAKYAVTDPTVFAALLELQALGGYALRPKGERHVIDHYLDTPHRDLLRGGYACRLREGEEEDRWLLTVKGLGKAAGAVHQREEHESEIPPNAPPDDWPVGPAREIVTRLSDGQPLAELLTLRQQRACRAVEQGGRAVGVFSLDTVEIDLGGRKRVSREIEIELTATGTMDDLRAIGAALAPYKLKAQSKSKFERALSELDGAPTRAATRKKKAPGVRVDEPLVEAGRKILRFHCERMLANEDGTREGKDIEALHHMRVATRRQRAAFRIIAPYLKRSAIRDFQDELRAAAGYLGAVRDLDVLIEAAEGYQSSLGADAAGTLEPLLDEWRGKRSAARDELVAYLSGDDYQAFKERYEAFLSSTGAGVKDAAPDDLPEPHLVRHILPVEIWNHYGRVRAYETVLGWASIETIHALRIEAKRLRYLLESYSEALGPGVAEAVEDVVGLQNHTGELHDVDVTIGLLRHFLMHSAHASVNPAVAAAVKGYLKVNEARLRALQRGIMRPWRRVAGKRFRSVLARAVATL, encoded by the coding sequence ATGGCAGCGTTTATGGAAGTTGAAGCCAAGTATGCGGTAACCGACCCAACCGTGTTCGCCGCCTTGCTCGAGCTCCAGGCGCTGGGCGGCTATGCGCTCCGCCCCAAGGGCGAGCGACATGTGATCGACCACTACCTGGACACGCCGCACCGTGACCTCCTGCGCGGCGGCTACGCCTGTCGGCTGCGTGAAGGCGAAGAGGAAGATCGCTGGCTGCTGACCGTCAAAGGATTGGGCAAAGCCGCGGGCGCGGTGCATCAGCGCGAAGAGCATGAAAGCGAGATCCCGCCGAACGCTCCGCCGGACGATTGGCCGGTCGGCCCTGCGCGCGAGATTGTGACTCGCCTGAGCGACGGGCAACCCCTCGCCGAGCTGTTGACCCTCCGTCAGCAACGCGCCTGCCGCGCCGTGGAACAAGGCGGTCGAGCCGTCGGCGTGTTCTCGCTCGATACCGTCGAGATCGATCTTGGCGGCCGCAAGAGGGTCAGCCGCGAGATCGAGATTGAGCTCACGGCGACCGGCACGATGGATGATCTCCGCGCCATCGGCGCCGCACTGGCGCCTTACAAGCTCAAGGCCCAATCGAAGTCCAAGTTCGAGCGGGCGCTCTCCGAGCTGGACGGCGCGCCGACGAGAGCGGCGACGAGGAAGAAGAAGGCCCCCGGGGTGCGCGTGGACGAGCCGCTGGTCGAGGCCGGCAGAAAGATCCTGCGCTTCCACTGTGAGCGCATGCTCGCGAACGAGGACGGCACACGCGAGGGCAAGGACATCGAGGCCCTCCATCACATGCGCGTCGCCACCCGCCGCCAGCGTGCGGCCTTCCGCATCATCGCGCCCTATCTCAAGCGCAGTGCCATTCGCGACTTTCAGGATGAATTGCGGGCGGCGGCAGGGTATCTGGGCGCGGTGCGCGACCTCGATGTGCTGATCGAAGCGGCGGAAGGCTATCAGTCGTCATTGGGCGCCGATGCGGCGGGGACGCTCGAACCGTTGCTCGACGAATGGCGGGGAAAGCGCAGCGCCGCCCGCGATGAGCTGGTGGCGTACCTGAGCGGCGACGACTACCAGGCGTTCAAAGAGCGTTACGAAGCATTCCTCTCCTCGACCGGGGCAGGGGTGAAAGACGCCGCCCCGGACGACCTGCCCGAGCCGCATCTGGTCCGCCACATCCTGCCCGTTGAAATCTGGAATCACTACGGCCGGGTGCGGGCCTACGAAACGGTGCTGGGGTGGGCGTCCATCGAAACGATCCATGCCCTGCGGATCGAGGCGAAGCGCCTGCGATACCTGCTGGAATCCTACAGCGAGGCGCTGGGGCCCGGTGTCGCCGAGGCCGTCGAGGATGTAGTCGGGCTCCAGAATCACACGGGCGAGCTGCATGACGTGGACGTGACGATCGGCCTGCTTCGTCATTTCCTCATGCACAGCGCGCACGCCTCGGTCAATCCGGCGGTGGCCGCCGCGGTCAAGGGATACCTGAAGGTCAACGAGGCCCGGCTCCGCGCGTTGCAGCGCGGGATCATGCGGCCGTGGCGGCGAGTAGCCGGCAAGCGTTTTCGGAGCGTGTTGGCCCGGGCGGTGGCGACCCTCTAG
- a CDS encoding Ldh family oxidoreductase, which produces MRVLPQQIRQQLSSVLRAWGMSDAHADTTAEMMLETDLRGVDSHGISMLPTYDREFRSGRLNMRPMFKTVREGPAMALIDADASLGHPVSVHAMNLAVDKCRDTGVAVVSVFNSHHFGAAGCYSRIAADRGVIGMVTASTRGVTLVPTFAAEPVMGTNPLAFAAPARRNPPFELDMATTTVAAGKVKVYKLNHRPLPPGWVVDGSGQPVTDSEEAFRHVFERPEGGITPLGGARAVGGHKGYGLAVMVHILGGALSGASFSPIRNRTQGPSDPHNIGHFFMAIDPRAFRPDGLFEEDLDQVIDVLHNAKPADPAQPVLVAGDPEMATRRERLQHGVPIPDDLMEQLRAVAKSAGVPFVLAP; this is translated from the coding sequence ATGCGAGTTCTTCCGCAACAGATCCGCCAGCAGCTCAGCTCGGTCCTGCGCGCCTGGGGTATGTCGGACGCCCACGCCGACACCACGGCCGAGATGATGCTCGAGACCGACCTTCGGGGCGTCGATTCGCACGGCATCTCGATGCTACCGACGTACGACCGCGAGTTCCGCAGCGGCCGGCTCAACATGCGCCCGATGTTCAAAACCGTTCGCGAGGGGCCGGCGATGGCGCTGATCGACGCCGACGCGTCGCTCGGCCATCCGGTTTCGGTGCACGCGATGAACCTCGCCGTTGACAAGTGCCGCGACACCGGCGTGGCCGTGGTGTCCGTGTTCAACTCGCATCACTTTGGCGCGGCCGGCTGCTACTCGCGGATCGCGGCCGATCGCGGCGTGATCGGCATGGTCACCGCGTCCACCCGGGGCGTGACGCTGGTGCCGACGTTCGCGGCCGAGCCCGTCATGGGAACCAATCCCCTCGCGTTCGCGGCCCCGGCCCGGCGCAATCCGCCGTTCGAGCTCGACATGGCGACCACCACCGTCGCCGCCGGCAAGGTCAAGGTGTACAAGCTGAACCATCGGCCGCTGCCGCCGGGCTGGGTGGTCGACGGGAGCGGCCAGCCCGTCACCGACTCGGAGGAGGCGTTCCGCCACGTCTTCGAGCGGCCGGAGGGCGGCATCACGCCGCTCGGCGGCGCGCGCGCGGTCGGCGGCCACAAGGGCTACGGCCTCGCGGTGATGGTGCACATCCTCGGCGGCGCGCTCTCGGGCGCCTCGTTCTCGCCGATCCGCAACCGCACGCAGGGGCCGTCGGATCCGCACAACATCGGCCACTTCTTCATGGCGATCGATCCCCGCGCCTTCCGCCCAGACGGCCTATTCGAGGAGGACCTCGACCAGGTCATCGACGTGCTCCACAACGCGAAGCCGGCCGATCCCGCCCAGCCCGTGCTCGTGGCCGGGGACCCGGAGATGGCGACACGGCGCGAGCGGCTCCAGCACGGCGTGCCGATCCCCGACGACCTGATGGAACAGCTCCGGGCGGTGGCGAAGAGCGCCGGCGTGCCCTTCGTCCTCGCGCCCTAG
- the cobA gene encoding uroporphyrinogen-III C-methyltransferase: protein MRPGRVCLVGAGPGDPGLLTVRALERLKEADVVVYDRLVNPAILDEAPPEALRIFAGKRVGAHCLPQAEINAILIHHAGVGRLVVRLKGGDPFVFGRGGEEALALSKAGIPFEVVPGISSAIAVPAYAGIPVTHRGIASSFAVLTGHEDPSKDGGVVDWPRLATAVDTLVVLMAVGSFPRIVRALLANGRPPETPVALIRWGTTEAQEVRVGTLSDIVGRARGLEPPVVAVIGEVVRLRERLDWAVEAATAVHAL from the coding sequence GTGAGGCCGGGACGCGTCTGCCTCGTGGGCGCCGGCCCCGGCGACCCGGGGCTCCTCACCGTCCGCGCTCTCGAGCGGCTGAAAGAAGCGGACGTCGTCGTCTACGACCGCCTCGTCAACCCCGCGATCCTGGACGAGGCGCCGCCCGAGGCGCTCCGCATCTTCGCCGGCAAGCGCGTGGGTGCTCACTGCCTGCCGCAGGCCGAAATCAACGCGATCCTCATCCATCACGCTGGAGTGGGCCGCTTAGTCGTCAGGCTCAAGGGCGGTGATCCCTTCGTCTTCGGTCGAGGGGGCGAGGAAGCGCTCGCGCTGTCCAAGGCGGGCATCCCCTTCGAGGTCGTGCCGGGCATCAGCTCGGCCATCGCCGTGCCAGCCTATGCCGGCATTCCCGTCACCCACCGCGGAATCGCATCCTCGTTCGCGGTGCTGACGGGCCACGAGGATCCGTCGAAGGACGGCGGCGTCGTCGACTGGCCGAGGCTCGCGACGGCGGTGGACACCTTGGTGGTCTTGATGGCGGTCGGGAGTTTCCCGCGGATAGTCCGCGCGCTGCTCGCCAATGGCCGGCCTCCCGAGACGCCGGTCGCGCTGATCCGCTGGGGAACTACCGAAGCACAGGAGGTGCGCGTCGGGACGCTGTCCGACATCGTCGGGCGGGCCCGGGGTCTCGAGCCTCCGGTGGTCGCCGTGATCGGTGAAGTCGTCCGGCTGCGGGAGCGCCTCGACTGGGCCGTCGAAGCGGCCACTGCCGTCCACGCGCTCTAG
- a CDS encoding Gfo/Idh/MocA family oxidoreductase, whose product MATNVIRVGFIGAGANTRLHHLPKLRAQPGVELAAVANRSRESGERVAKEFGIARVHEDWREVVRAPDLDAICIGTWPYMHCEMTLAALEAGKHVLCEARMAMNAAEGRRMLEASRKAPQLVAHLVPAPHTLETDSTLQSLLADGYVGEVLAVELHASQGRFVDSDGPLHWRHQVSLSGHNILNMGIWYEAMMRWLGPARRVMAMTKIAVARRRDGGGAWHDVKVPDHVDILATFKREAVAHMRFSAVTGLAPAAGVWIFGSEGTLHLEADAKRLSGGKRGDKELREIPIPTVRRVGWRVEEEFVNTIRGREKITRTNFEDGVRYMEFTDAVTRSAAEGQAVDVAEL is encoded by the coding sequence ATGGCCACCAACGTGATCCGTGTCGGATTCATCGGCGCTGGGGCCAATACCCGGCTCCACCACCTGCCCAAGCTTCGCGCGCAGCCCGGTGTCGAGCTGGCGGCCGTTGCCAACCGCTCGAGGGAATCCGGCGAGCGCGTCGCGAAGGAGTTCGGCATCGCCAGGGTCCACGAGGATTGGCGGGAGGTCGTGCGGGCCCCGGACCTCGACGCCATCTGCATCGGGACCTGGCCCTACATGCACTGCGAGATGACGCTGGCGGCGCTCGAGGCGGGCAAGCACGTGCTCTGCGAGGCCCGCATGGCCATGAACGCGGCCGAGGGGCGGCGCATGCTCGAGGCATCCCGCAAGGCGCCCCAGCTCGTGGCCCATCTCGTGCCCGCGCCGCACACGCTCGAGACCGACTCGACGCTGCAGTCCTTGCTCGCCGACGGCTACGTGGGCGAGGTCCTGGCGGTGGAGCTGCACGCGAGCCAGGGGCGCTTCGTCGATTCCGACGGCCCGCTGCATTGGCGCCACCAGGTGTCGCTCAGCGGTCACAACATCCTGAACATGGGCATCTGGTACGAAGCCATGATGCGCTGGCTCGGCCCGGCTCGCCGCGTGATGGCGATGACCAAGATCGCCGTCGCGCGCAGGCGTGACGGTGGCGGCGCCTGGCACGACGTCAAGGTGCCCGATCACGTCGACATCCTCGCGACCTTCAAGCGGGAGGCGGTCGCCCACATGCGATTCAGCGCCGTGACTGGGTTGGCGCCGGCCGCCGGGGTGTGGATCTTCGGGAGCGAGGGCACGCTGCATCTCGAGGCGGACGCCAAGCGCCTCTCGGGCGGGAAGCGCGGCGACAAGGAGCTGCGCGAGATCCCGATCCCCACGGTGCGGCGGGTCGGCTGGCGCGTCGAGGAGGAATTCGTCAACACGATTCGGGGTCGCGAGAAGATCACGCGCACCAACTTCGAAGACGGCGTCCGCTACATGGAGTTCACGGACGCGGTGACCCGGAGCGCCGCCGAGGGCCAGGCTGTCGACGTCGCCGAGCTGTGA